The genomic interval GGGGATTTCGCCCGGCAACGTGTACTCCTTGGCGCTGTTTCACGCTGAACGGCACACGGACGAGTCGAATTTCCGCATCGACACGAACCTGGAGTTCGTCGACTGTGGCACGACGGTGCCCGAGCCGCGCTGATGCGTTGACAGCCGGGTCTCGACGCAGTCTCGTGCAGACATGATCGACATCAAGACCTGCGTTGCCCTGGGTGCGCTCGCGCTGGCCGGTTGCGACGAGTCCGAGGCCCAGCCCGCGTCGAAGAAGACGGCCCCTGTGGCCGCGCCCACCGCTTCCGCGCCCGCACCAGCAAAAACCAACACGGCACCATCGAAGCCCCCGCGGCCGGCCAAGCTGGACACCGAGCTCACCGACGCACGCCGCGAGAAGATCGAGAAGGCGCATCCCGAGGCCAAGGGGTTCGTGCTGGCCAAGGACATGGAAGACAAGCTCAAGGCGCAGAAGAAGGTCGACGAGAAAGAAGCCGGCATTCGCGCCTTCGACGCCATGGCCAAGGGCAAGTGGGTCCTGTTCACGGGGCCCATGGTGGAGGCCAAGGACGATGGGTTCAGCATGGGGATCACCTACACGCCGCGCGCGGAGCACGATCCGATGGGGCTCAGTCGCCAGTTCTTCCTGGTGGCCATCTCCGACGTGAAAGGGTTCGACGCGGAAACGATGAAGAGCGGCACGCAGGTTGCTGTGCTCGCCAAGTACGATGGCAAGGCCAAGGCCGGGCCGGCGTTCGAGCTGGTGGCGGAAGACAACTGGTAGGAGCGTTCGTTGAGGCTCGAGCTGATTGCGCCGGCGAGTGAAGACTCGACCTTCCTGCCGAGGATGGGTCTAGGCATCCTGATGGCGCGGACTCCGCGGGACGTGGAGGTCAGCTACACGGACGAGGTGCTGTCGCCCTTCGACTTCACTCGCAGCGTGAAGGACGTGGATTTGGTGGGCATCAGCGTGGACAGCAAGACCGCGCGGCGGAGCTATCAGATCGCTCGAGCGTATCGCGAGCGGGGCGTCCCGGTGGTGCTGGGCGGGATCCACGTGAGCGCGTGTCCGGAGGAAGCGCTGGGTCACGCCGACAGCGTGGTCGTGGGCGAGGCCGACGTGATTTGGCCCCGCGTGATCGAGGACTTCCGGGCAGGGCGGCTGAAGCCGCTGTATCGGCCGGAGTTGCCGGACCTGGCCGACATGCCGGTGCCGCGCCGGGATCTGTTCACCAGCAAGCGCTACATCCCGTTCCAGACCGTGCAGACCATGCGCGGCTGCCCGTACCCCTGCGAGTTCTGCAGCGTGTCCACGGCCAACGGAAAGACGTTCCGCTTCCGCCCCGTGGATCACGTGATCGAGGAGCTCCGTGGGTTGGGCAAGCTGATCATGTTCTCCGACGACAACGTGATGATTCACCGCGAGTATTCCGCGGAGCTGTTCCGGCGCATGGCACCCTTGAAGAAGCACTGGATCGGCCAGTGCTCGTTGGCCACGGTACGCAAGATCGACAACGTGAAGCTCATGGCCGACAGTGGCTGCAAGGCCTTGTTCATCGGCTTCGAGAGCATCGACGACTCCACCTTGCGCCACACGGCGAAGCCGCAGAACCGTCCGGGCGAGTATCGCGAGGTGGTGAGCATGCTGCACGATCACGGCATCAGCGTGTGGGGCAGCTTCGTGTTCGGCTTCGACACCGACACGCCGGCGGTGTTCGACCGCACGGTGGACGAAGCCATCGCCATGAAGCTCACGCTGGCGAGCTTCGCTATCTTGACGCCTTACCCGGGAACCGCACTGTACCGGCGGCTACTCTCGGAGGGCCGCTTGACCCATCCGGAGTGGTGGCTCGGGGAGCATCACGACCGCGATTCGCCCTATTTCGAGCCCAAGCTCATGACTCGAGAGCAGCTCCACGAAGGCTGGGTGCGAGCATGGACACGGTTTTACCGACCGGCGTCCATCATGAAGCGCTTTCGCGCGGGGCGCGCGTCGAGTTGGATTCAGTCTCTCGGCTACCTGCCCTTGAACGCGATGCAGCTCCGCTTGGCGCACTCCAAGATCGCCGGGGGACGGTTGCGGCATCGAACGCCGAACGTGGATGCCGGTCCGGCGCCGGCGCCAACGGGGATCGGCATGGCGGCGCGGAACCTGGTGCGGCTGCGGCGGTTCTAGCGTTTGCAGACGCAGATCGCGGAGCTGAACTGCGAGGTGCCACAGTCCGCGGGCTGCCCGTGTCCGCAAGGGCCGGCGTTGTTGAAGACGCCGTCGCAGGTAGCGCCCGCCGCTTGGCAGATCTCGGTGCAGGTGGCCACGTGCGCGTTGTAGCGGAGGTCGCAGGACGTCGGTTGATCGTCGCAAACTGCGTCCACACCCTGGGCATTGCCAAACAGATCTTGGCAGCTCGCGGCGGTGGTTCCGCCCGTGCCTGCGGTTCCGCCCGTCGAGCCGCCGGCTCCCGAGGTCCCCGCGCTGCCTCCGGAGGCTCCGCCACCACCACCCGTCGCCGTGCCGCCGTCGTCCGTGAAGGCGAACTGGTCGTAGTCGTTGGTGCAGCCGACGACCACGAGAGAGAGCAGCAGCGCGAGACGAGTCACCTATGGAACATTGTGGCAAATCGAGTGGGCCCTTGCCAGTTCGCGGCGCCGGCCCAGGGGCCAGTGCGTCACAGCTGCAGGGACTTCGTCTCCAGAAACTCCTCCAGCCCCTGGTGGCCGAACTCGCGCCCCAGCCCCGACTGCTTGTAGCCGCCGAACGGAGCCAGCGGGTTGAAGCTGCCGCCGTTGATGTCGACCTGGCCGGTGCGGAGCCTGCGCGCGACGCGTTTCGCCCGCTCGGGATCCTTCGACCACACGGCGCCCGCGAGTCCGTACACGGTGTCGTTCGCGATGCGGACGGCGTCGTCCTCGCTGTCGTACGGAATGATGCACAGCACCGGGCCGAAGATCTCTTCCTGCGCGATGGTCATGTCGTTCTTCACGTCGGAGAACACGGTGGGCTTCACGAAGAACCCCTTGGGCTGATCCGCCGGCTGCTCCGCGCCCCCGGTGACCAAGGTCGCGCCTTCTGCGACGCCCTTCTGGATGTAGTCGCGCACGCGGGCGCGCTGCGCCGCGCTCACCAGGGGACCGAGACGACCGCTGCCTTCCACGGCGTTGCCCAGCGTGAACTTCTCCGCGGCGGTCTTGGCCAGCGCCGCCGCTTCCTGGAGCTTGTCCCGAGGCACCAACATGCGGGTCCAGGCCGAGCAGGTTTGGCCGGAGTTCAGGTAGCAGTTGTTGACGCCCGCTTTCACGGCCTTCTCGAAGTCCGCGTCGTCGAGGATCACGTTGGCGCTCTTGCCGCCGAGCTCCAGCGCCACGCGCTTCACGCCCTGGGAGGCGAGCTCCGCGACCCGCTTTCCGGCGCGCGTGGAGCCCGTGAAGCTCACCATGTCGACCTTGGGGTGCGACGCGATGGCCTCGCCCACGGTGGGGCCGTCGCCACTCACCAGGTTGAAGACGCCCGGCGGCAGCTTCGCCGCGTGGATGACCTCTGCCAGGATGAAGGCCGACAGCGGCGCTACCTCGCTCGGCTTGAGCACCACGGTGCAGCCCGCGGCAAGCGCCGGCGCGATCTTCGCTATCACCTGATGCAAGGGGTAGTTCCAGGGCGTGATGCAGCCCACGACACCCACGGCCTCGCGCACGATTTCCGAGTTTCCCACGGTCTCGCTGAACGAGAAGTCCCGAGCGATCTGCGCGAAGGACCGCAGCACCATGGTGGGCAGGCCCGCCTGGATCGCACCCGCCAGCTTGATGGGCATGCCCACCTCGGCGGCGATGGTCTTCGCCAGCTCCTCCTGACGCGCGCCGAGCCCATCGGCGATGCGCTCCAGGGCGGCTGCTCGCTCTTCCACCGGCGCCTCGCTCCAGGCCGGGAAGGCCTGTGCCGCCCGCTCCACCGCACGGTCAACGTCCGCGGCGGTGGCGGCGGGCACGTGCCCCATGACCTCTTCGGTCGAGGCGTTCACCACCTCGAAGTGCTCGTCGCCGCTGGCCTGGGTCCACTCTCCACCGACGTAGATCTGATCGAACTTTTGCATCGCCGCTGAGCTTTTGCGCCCAGCGGCGCCGCGTCAAGCCGTCAGCGGACCGTGGGGCACAGCTTGCCGCTACCAGCCCCGACGTTGTTTCCCGGGTGGCAGTCCGCGATGGTCCCTTCAGGGTCCGCGGCGACGTACACGTCCTTGCTGCCGTCGACCTCGCCGGTGCAGTGCACCACCGTGCAGTCTCCCGGCGCAAGCAGCGTGCCGGTCTCCACCTTGCACAAGAGCGTCTGCGCACCGCCCTCCGGCGGCAGCTGATAGAAGATGATCTCCGCGCCGTCCTGCACCGGGTTGGTGCCGCGGTTGCACACCTTGGCGCTCAGGTCCACGGTCTGGGTCTTGCCGCTGCACACCTCGGAGAGGTCGTCGAGCTCCACGGTGAGGTCCGCCAGTGCCAACTTGCCGAGCTCGCCTTGGGCGTTCTGTCGGAAATTGTTCATGCCCGGCTGCTGCCAGTTGTCGAGCACCTTGCTGCTCTGAACCACACGGGCGTCGTCCGTGACGTGGGTGATGCTGTAGGCGTGTTGGTTCCAGATCGGTCGGGACGACACCCAGCGGTCCTCCGGATCCCGAAGGATGGAGAAGCCGCCCTTGTGAACCCAAGGCCCCGAGGCTGGGAACAGCGGATCGGGGCTGGGGCAGGAGAGGCTCGACGCCGTGGTGCGCACGGCCACGATCTCCGTCGCGAAGTCACCGTCCACGTCGGCGATCACCGGCAGCTCGAAGCCCGTGCCGGTGGATGCCGGCGCGCTGAAGCGCACGGCCCCCGTCGGCCCGTCGAACACGCGGACGTAGCACTCGTCGCCGTACACCACCTCCGAGGTGCCGTCCCCGTCGAAGTCGAACACGCTCGAGCCCGTCACGCTCGACGAGAAGTCCTGCGACGGCTGCGCCCACAGGATGCCCGCCGGCAACGCGGAGTTGGGCTTCTTGCACTGCCCACCCGGCCGCGGGGTGGACGTGCAGTCCGGGTCGTACACCACGTAGAACTCGTTGGCCGCCGCGGCCAGCTCCACTTGGCCGTCGCCGTCGAAGTCGCTCGCGGTCGGGGGCCCGCCGTGGCCACCGAAGACCGACGTCTGGTGGTAGAGATCGATGGGGCCGAACACCACGTCGCCGCTGAGGGTTTGCACGCGGATGCTTCCGGTGGAGGACGGGTTGAAGCTCGTGCTCGCGGCGCTCACCACCACGATCTCCGGAAACGGATCCGTGGCGGGCTTGCCGTTGATGGCGGAGTAGTGACCTACGTCCACCACGGCGACCTGGCCGGGTTTCTGCCCGCTCTGCGTGAAGTAGCTCTCGAGCTGCCACGCCTTCGCCGAAGTGTCCCAGGCGTAGATCCCGTCGTACCGCACGAGCTCCGGCTTGCCGTCGAGGTCCACGTCGGCCACCACGTCGAACAGGCCCAGGTTGAGGTACGACGACGGCGGCGGCTGAGCATTCAGCAGGCAGCCATTGGCGTCGTACACCATGCCGTCGATGAGGATCTCCGGGACGCCATCGTCGTCCAGATCCCAGAGTCCCGGCCCGTAGTTCGCCAAGTTGTTCGCGAAGGTCACCGGCTGATTGCCGGGACAGGTGTGACCGAGCCACTTGCGAACCAACTTGGGCTGCGCCCCGCTGGTGTCGATGGAGAACGCGACTAGCTGCAGCGGATCGTTGGCGTTGGTGGTGTCGCCGACGCGATGCAGACCGACGAGCTCCGGGTGGCCGTTGGGCGAGCTGCCGACGTCGCCGTCCAAGTCGCCGATGGCCCAGTTGGCAGCGTAGCCCACGCGGTTGCCGTCGATGTCGGGGTCGTCGGGACCGCCGATGCGGAGCTGCTCCTGGCAGGTGCGTCCGTCGAATACCCGCAGCATGCCCTCGTGACTGGTGGTGCCGGTCTTGAACGTGGTCACCACGATGGACGGCTGGATCTTCTTAGCGTCCAGATCCAAGTTCAGATCCGCCACCATGGGAGCGGAGTAGATGTCGACGTACTCTGCGGTCGGGTCTCCCGCTGCCGGGCCGGTCCACTCGCATTGCACGATGGGCGCCACGCCCGGCGAGGGTGTCGACTTCTCGCACGTGGGGTCGTTCGTCTTGCTCGAAGGAATGCCGTACGGCACGCAGATTCCGTCGGTGTCGCAGTAGGAGTCGCCCGGGCAGTCGTCGTTCGTCGAGCAGGTGCCGAGGTTCGGGATGCACACCTGGTATTTGCACAACGTGCCCTTGGGGCAGTCGTTGGTGCTGCCGCAGCTGGTCGGCCCGTCGCTGCCCGAATCCATCAGGATCGAGCCGCCCGTGCCCGCGTCCGTCCCGCCGGTGCCCGCTTCCGTGCCGCCGCTGCCGCCGCCGGCGGGTGTCTTGCCGCCGTCGCTCGCGCTGCAGCTCGCGAAGATCCCAATTGCCAAGAAGATGGAGAAGTACTGCGCCCTCATTTGCGTGGCAGGGTAGAGGGAACCCTCCGCCGTGCCATCGACACTTTCGGACAGCGCTCAGCCGATGAGCACGCCAGCGACGGTGCCGGTCATGAAGGCGGCCAAGGATCCGGCGATCATCGCGCGAAATCCCAGCGCTGCGAGGTCCGGCATGCGGCGCGGCGCGATGCCGCCAATCCCGCCGAGCTGGATGCCGATGGAGGCGAAGTTCGCGAAGCCGCACAACGCGTAGCTCGCGATCACCGCCGAGCGCTCGGACAGCACGGGCTTCGCCGCCGTGGTCAGCTCCCCCAAGTGGATGTAGGCGATGAACTCGGTGAGCACGAGCTTTTCGCCCAGGAGCCGCCCCACCGTTGCCGACTCGCTCCAGGGCACGCCCATGGAGAAGGCGATGGGGGAGAACAGCCAGCCCAGGATGCGGGAGAGCGACAGCGGCTCTCCCGCCACGCTCACCAGGCCGAGCACCCAGTCGCCCAGGGCGATGAGCCCCACGAAGGCGATCAGCATGGCGCCCACGTTGATGGCGAGCTTGGCGCCGTCCGTCGCGCCGTTGGCCGCGGCCTCCAGCACGTTGGACGCGGTCTTCTCGGTGACCGGCTCCACGGTCTTGGCAGTGATGGGCTCGCCCACTTCCGGGCACATCACCTTGGCGATCGCCAAAGAAGCGGGTGCGCTCAAGATACTGGCCGTCACCAGGTGCCCGGCGATGTGCGGAATGTCCTTCAAGAAGCCGACGTAGGCCGCCATCACGCCGCCGGCCACGGTGGCAAAGCCGCCGGTCATCACCGCGAAGAGCTCCGACCGCGTCATGCCGTCCACGTAGGGGCGCACCACCAGGGGCGCCTCGGTCTGGCCCACGAAGATGTTCGCTGCCGCCGAGAGCGACTCTGCGCCGCTGGTGCCCAGCGTGCGCTGCATCACCCAGGCGATGCCCCACACCACCTTCTGCATGATCCCCAAGTGGTAGAGGATCGCCATCAGGCTCGAGAAGAACACGATGGTGGGCAGGATCCAGAAGGCGAAGGTCTTCACTGGCGGCGAGATGCGCCCCACGAAAGTGACGGGCTGCCCCTGGGTGTTCAGGATCTGGTGCGGCTCCACGCTCTGGAACACGAAGCTCGCGCCGGCCTCGGCAAAGGAAAGGAGCTTGTGCACGCCGCGGTCGATCAGGTCGAAGAAGACCGATTGGAGCGTGGGGTTCAGGATCATCAGGCCCAGCACCAGCTGCAACCCCACGCCCCACAACACCGGGCGCCAGCGTACGCGCCAGCGGTTGTCGCTCAAGAGCCAGGCCAGCGCGATCATCACCGCCATCCCGGACAGCGAGAGCAGTCGTTCGCCGAGGCTGGCGTGACCCGGCAGAAATGCGGCCGGTGTCATTCGTTCGGGGGTGTCAGGATCACGCCGTAGTCGAAGCCTTCGAGCTCGCCGCGGGGATCCTCGTCGTCGCTCGACACCACCACCGGCAGGACGCCAATCACCTTGGCGCCGGTGCGCCGCCGGAGCCGCGCAGGGATCGCGTGGTCGCGGCAGTGGCCTTCGCCGGCCACGATCATGATCTGACGAGCGGGCAGACGCTTGCCGAGCCAGCGGGCTGCGGTGTCCGCCATGGTTTCGTCCCACACCACCTGCGCCACGTAGATGTCGTCCGACGGCCCATGGGGGCTCGGGTGCGCCTTCATCACTTCGTCGAACCAAGCGCGGTGCTGCTTGTCTCCCAGGTCGAGCTCCGGGATCTCTCGTGCCTCGTCCTCGCTCAGGGACGAAAGCCCGTTACGCGCGACCTTCTGCGTCAGCTCGCGCCGCGCGTTCAGCGCGATCAACGGCACCCGCGCGCGCCGGGAGTGACGCACCAGCGGCCGGTAGAAGGCGTAGTCGAAGCCCCAGCGCTCGTCCCATTCGCTGTCCTCGAGCAGCTCCTGCTCGTTGGTCTCGCCCGCTTCGTACGCATCCAGATCCTTTTGAAACGGCCGTTGCCACATCTCGAAACCGATGGCCAGCTCGCGCCCCGTCATGCGTGCGCTGTCGATCAGGGCGTCGAGCACGACCAGCTGCGCATAGTGCGCGTGCGGATTGTCGTGCTGCTCCCCGACGCAAATGGCGTCCGCTTCGCTCAGGGCGTCCATCAGCTCGTCCGGCGGCAGCGGAGTGCCGTCTTTCACACGCAGGCCGTGAAAGGGCATCGCGGAACGCGCCACGATGTCCGGGGGCAGGGCGCCATGGTGATGGTGCGGTGAATTTGGATGTTGGTCCGCCGCGGCCACGTCCCGCGGCGACGCTGCGCGTCTCGGCTCGGCGTGGCAACCGGAAATCGCCGCCGACAGTGCGAGCATCACGAAGAGCCCGCGCGCGGTCCGCTTCGTCGCTTCGCTTCGCCCGAGCTCGTCCATGCTCAGTAACTTTGCTGCTGCAAGCGGTCCGGAATCAAGGGGGACGCCGTCCCGGTGGCCAAGAGCCACAGCTGGTGCGCGGCGCGGGTGGCGGCAATGTGCATCAAGTGCCGCGCCTCCTCGTCGTCGGGGTAGCTCTGCTGGCTCACTTCCACCAGCACCACGTAGTCGAATTCCAGGCCCTTCACCTGGCGCACGTCCGTCACGTCCACGCCCGGCTTGAAGGGGAAATCCTGGTCGGCGATGCGCCGCAGCCGGGACACCTCGCCCTTCTCCAGGCCCTTGAAGTAGATGTCCGCCTGCTCCGGGTAGCGCGCGATGACCGCCACGCTGGCCTGCGGCTCGGACGTCATCAGATCCCGCAGCGCCTCGGACAGGAAGCCGACGGCGTCGCCGGCGTGGGCGAAGGAGAACAGCTCCACCGGCGCGCCGCCGCGGGTGGCCTGGGGCGGATTGCCGGTAGCCAAGGGGCCCAGCACCTCGCGGGAGAACTCGAGGATCGGCGCCGTGGATCGGTACGATAGCTCCAGCGGCTCGATCTCCACGTGGGACAGATCCAGCTCGGAGAGCACGGTCTTCCAGTCGGAGAAGCCGTTGTCCATGTGCAGCCGCTGAGCCACGTCGCCGGCCAGCGTCACGCTCTGGGCGCGGCTCACGGTGCCCATCACCACCGCAAGCTCCACCGGGCTCAGGTCCTGCGCTTCGTCCACCAAGATGTGCTCGTACACGAGCGCATCCTTGCCCCGGGCGCCCCGGCGCAGGGGGCCGCGCAGCCGCTGGCAAAGCCGAAGCAGGAGCGTGTCGTCCTCGCGATCCAAGGCAGAGCGCTCTTCGACCTCGGCGCCATCCACGCCTTGCTGCCCATCCAGCTCCCGCGGCTCGGCGTTCTTCTCACGCTTTTCCGTCATCGCGTCGGCGGCTTCTTCGATCTCGAGCAGCATCTCTCCCGAACGCGCAGCGCACCAAGCGTGGGCGCGTTTGAGCTCGTCGGCGCTGAAGGCGCCCGGGGAGTAGCGCTCGAGGCCGTCTTTCAGCCGATCGTGATCGCTGAGCAAGTCCGCCCATACGGACACGACGTCCCGCGTGATCGCGAGGCCTTCCGCGATCACGCGCTCCACGCGCACCCGCTGGTCGGTGTCCAGCGCCCGGGCGCCGCCCCGCTCGAGGTACGTCCTCAGAGAGTGGAGCCGGTGGGCGAGGGGGCGCTTCTGCGTCATGCGCCACTCGGCGCTCACGCCTTCCGCGCCCAAGCTGGCGGCGCTCAGCTTCTCTTCGATCCCTTCGCCGAGCCGAACGACCTCTTCGTCGATCAGCCGCAGCATGGTGGGGTGCTTCTTCAGGCGAGTGACCACCGAGGGCGTGCCGTCGGTGTAGCGCCGGGGCACGCGTGGCAGCTGCAGCGCTCGAGTGCGCTCTGCCCAGTCCTCGTAGGTGCGGATCGCGAGGCCGGAAACGCCGAGCGCCGGCAGCACCTGGCCGATGTAGCGAGCCAGGGCTTGGTTGAAGACGACCACCAGCATGCGGTCCGGGCGGAAGCGCCGGGGGTCGTTGTAGGCGAGGTACGCCAGCCGGTGCAGGCCGATGGTGGTCTTGCCGCTGCCGGCGCCGCCCTGGATGACGACCAGGCCGCTGTCGGGCTTGGTGATCAGATCGAACTGCCGCGGATCGATGAGGGCGGTGATCTCCTTGAGATGCCGGTCATCGCCGCCGTCCACCCCCACGCCGAGGGTGCCTGGCGCGTGGTGCTGGTCGGCTCGGAGCGCCGTACCCTGACCTCCGGTGAGCTTGAGCGCACCCTCCGACAGACGCCGCCAGCTGCCCTGAGTGCCCCGCGCGAAGGCGCCTTGGGGCGAGCCGATGCGCCGCAGCTCTCCCTCGACGATGTTCAGGCTGCGGCGGGTGACGACCTCGCCGCTCACCTCCCGGTCGCCGAACACCTCGTCGTACTCGTCCCCCTCGTCGTAGCGGTAGTAGAGGCGGCTGACCGGCGCGTCGCGCCAATCCACGATGCGCACGCCGCTCTTGGTGTCCAGGTAGGTCGAGCGGCCGATCAGCACCTCGCGGCGCCGCGGGCCCTCCTGCAGCACCAGGCGACCGAAGTACGGCGAGCGCGCGTCCACGAAGCCTTCGCTCTGCTCCCGGCGGTGCGCCGCCAGGCTCTGCAGCCGGTCCATCTGCTCCAGCAGTGGTGGGAGATCCTCTTGCCGCGCGCCCGCGATCTCGTCTCGGAGCGCCAGCATCTGGGACTCGTAGTCCGCCGCAGGGGGGCGTTCGCTCTTGCGGGCCGCGCGGTTTTCGAGGTGGCTGTGCACTCGGCCGAGGCACTCCTCTTCTTCGTCGACGATGCGTTCGAGCTCGGGATCTTGGGATACGGCCTGGGGATCGGACATCTGCTGCTGGGTCACTGGGGGGCCGACCGCACTAGCACTTTTTTCGAGGGATGGGGACGTCAGGGCGCCTCCAGCGCGCCGATGGCCGGTGGTGAGCGCCAGCAGCTGCCGTCGAAGTCGCCGTGGGCGCCGCTCTGGGGCGTCCCGGCGCCCGCCGCAGGGCTCGCCGCGGAGATGTGGAAATCCGCCGTGAGCCCCGGATCCTGTCCCACCACGGCTCCGCTCTCGGTCGCCGGCAGGCCCGTGGGCGCGGAGCTCCCGGGCGCGTCGTGCGCGTACCAGAGGTTGTTCATGAAGGTGAAGCTGCCTCCCTGGGTGTTGGGCCCCACGTTCGCGAAGGTGGCGAGGGCGGAGCTGTCGAAATAGACGAGGTTGTTCGCGAACACACCGTTCTGCGCCTCGAGGAACGTGGCGGCTCCGCTGCTGGTCGTCTCTTGCAGGATGCGCAGCACCCAGTGCTCCGGATCCACGATGGTGTTGTTGATCGCGGCGCAGTCGACGCAGCCCACGAAGGC from Polyangiaceae bacterium carries:
- a CDS encoding NupC/NupG family nucleoside CNT transporter, whose protein sequence is MTPAAFLPGHASLGERLLSLSGMAVMIALAWLLSDNRWRVRWRPVLWGVGLQLVLGLMILNPTLQSVFFDLIDRGVHKLLSFAEAGASFVFQSVEPHQILNTQGQPVTFVGRISPPVKTFAFWILPTIVFFSSLMAILYHLGIMQKVVWGIAWVMQRTLGTSGAESLSAAANIFVGQTEAPLVVRPYVDGMTRSELFAVMTGGFATVAGGVMAAYVGFLKDIPHIAGHLVTASILSAPASLAIAKVMCPEVGEPITAKTVEPVTEKTASNVLEAAANGATDGAKLAINVGAMLIAFVGLIALGDWVLGLVSVAGEPLSLSRILGWLFSPIAFSMGVPWSESATVGRLLGEKLVLTEFIAYIHLGELTTAAKPVLSERSAVIASYALCGFANFASIGIQLGGIGGIAPRRMPDLAALGFRAMIAGSLAAFMTGTVAGVLIG
- a CDS encoding ATP-binding domain-containing protein; this translates as MTQQQMSDPQAVSQDPELERIVDEEEECLGRVHSHLENRAARKSERPPAADYESQMLALRDEIAGARQEDLPPLLEQMDRLQSLAAHRREQSEGFVDARSPYFGRLVLQEGPRRREVLIGRSTYLDTKSGVRIVDWRDAPVSRLYYRYDEGDEYDEVFGDREVSGEVVTRRSLNIVEGELRRIGSPQGAFARGTQGSWRRLSEGALKLTGGQGTALRADQHHAPGTLGVGVDGGDDRHLKEITALIDPRQFDLITKPDSGLVVIQGGAGSGKTTIGLHRLAYLAYNDPRRFRPDRMLVVVFNQALARYIGQVLPALGVSGLAIRTYEDWAERTRALQLPRVPRRYTDGTPSVVTRLKKHPTMLRLIDEEVVRLGEGIEEKLSAASLGAEGVSAEWRMTQKRPLAHRLHSLRTYLERGGARALDTDQRVRVERVIAEGLAITRDVVSVWADLLSDHDRLKDGLERYSPGAFSADELKRAHAWCAARSGEMLLEIEEAADAMTEKREKNAEPRELDGQQGVDGAEVEERSALDREDDTLLLRLCQRLRGPLRRGARGKDALVYEHILVDEAQDLSPVELAVVMGTVSRAQSVTLAGDVAQRLHMDNGFSDWKTVLSELDLSHVEIEPLELSYRSTAPILEFSREVLGPLATGNPPQATRGGAPVELFSFAHAGDAVGFLSEALRDLMTSEPQASVAVIARYPEQADIYFKGLEKGEVSRLRRIADQDFPFKPGVDVTDVRQVKGLEFDYVVLVEVSQQSYPDDEEARHLMHIAATRAAHQLWLLATGTASPLIPDRLQQQSY
- a CDS encoding aldehyde dehydrogenase family protein, which codes for MQKFDQIYVGGEWTQASGDEHFEVVNASTEEVMGHVPAATAADVDRAVERAAQAFPAWSEAPVEERAAALERIADGLGARQEELAKTIAAEVGMPIKLAGAIQAGLPTMVLRSFAQIARDFSFSETVGNSEIVREAVGVVGCITPWNYPLHQVIAKIAPALAAGCTVVLKPSEVAPLSAFILAEVIHAAKLPPGVFNLVSGDGPTVGEAIASHPKVDMVSFTGSTRAGKRVAELASQGVKRVALELGGKSANVILDDADFEKAVKAGVNNCYLNSGQTCSAWTRMLVPRDKLQEAAALAKTAAEKFTLGNAVEGSGRLGPLVSAAQRARVRDYIQKGVAEGATLVTGGAEQPADQPKGFFVKPTVFSDVKNDMTIAQEEIFGPVLCIIPYDSEDDAVRIANDTVYGLAGAVWSKDPERAKRVARRLRTGQVDINGGSFNPLAPFGGYKQSGLGREFGHQGLEEFLETKSLQL
- a CDS encoding ChaN family lipoprotein — encoded protein: MDELGRSEATKRTARGLFVMLALSAAISGCHAEPRRAASPRDVAAADQHPNSPHHHHGALPPDIVARSAMPFHGLRVKDGTPLPPDELMDALSEADAICVGEQHDNPHAHYAQLVVLDALIDSARMTGRELAIGFEMWQRPFQKDLDAYEAGETNEQELLEDSEWDERWGFDYAFYRPLVRHSRRARVPLIALNARRELTQKVARNGLSSLSEDEAREIPELDLGDKQHRAWFDEVMKAHPSPHGPSDDIYVAQVVWDETMADTAARWLGKRLPARQIMIVAGEGHCRDHAIPARLRRRTGAKVIGVLPVVVSSDDEDPRGELEGFDYGVILTPPNE
- a CDS encoding B12-binding domain-containing radical SAM protein; translated protein: MRLELIAPASEDSTFLPRMGLGILMARTPRDVEVSYTDEVLSPFDFTRSVKDVDLVGISVDSKTARRSYQIARAYRERGVPVVLGGIHVSACPEEALGHADSVVVGEADVIWPRVIEDFRAGRLKPLYRPELPDLADMPVPRRDLFTSKRYIPFQTVQTMRGCPYPCEFCSVSTANGKTFRFRPVDHVIEELRGLGKLIMFSDDNVMIHREYSAELFRRMAPLKKHWIGQCSLATVRKIDNVKLMADSGCKALFIGFESIDDSTLRHTAKPQNRPGEYREVVSMLHDHGISVWGSFVFGFDTDTPAVFDRTVDEAIAMKLTLASFAILTPYPGTALYRRLLSEGRLTHPEWWLGEHHDRDSPYFEPKLMTREQLHEGWVRAWTRFYRPASIMKRFRAGRASSWIQSLGYLPLNAMQLRLAHSKIAGGRLRHRTPNVDAGPAPAPTGIGMAARNLVRLRRF